Within the Streptomyces sp. NBC_00353 genome, the region CGTCCTGCGGGACGAGCCCGATGCGATGGCGCAGCTCGGCGTAGTCGTGGTAGAGGTCTCGGCCGTCGTAGAGGACGCTGCCCTCGTCGGCCGGCCGGAGGCCGGTCAGCGCGTTGAGCAGGGTGGATTTGCCGGAGCCGCTCGGACCCACCACGCCGAGCAGACACTTCTCGCCCACCGGGAAGGAGACGTCGTCGAGCAGGGTCTTGCGGCCCCCGTCCACGGTGACCGCCAGGTCCTGTACATCGAGCGAGACCTCACCGGTGTCGACGAACTCCTGCAGCACGTCGCCGACCAGAGAGAACTCGGAGTGACCGATGCCGACGATGTCACCGGCGGCGACCGGGGCGCGGCCGACCAGCTGGCCGTTGAGATATGTGCCGTTGTGCGAGCCGAGGTCGACGATCTCGTACGTGCCGTCCGGATGTGCCCGCAGTTCGGCGTGCCGGTGCGAGACGGTCAGGTCGTCGACGACGAGGTCGTTGTCGACGCTGCGGCCGATCCGTACGGTATGGACGGGCCGCGGCCGCACGGTGGTCGGCTGCCGGAACGTGCCGGTGGCAGCGGGCACGGAGACGGCGGACGGGCGGTCGGCCGGGTGCAGCGCGGGGGATGCGGGGGCCTGGCCGACCAGAACGGCGCACGGCCCGTCCGCGGGGTGACCGAACCGGATGACGCTGCCGGGGCCCACGCCCGACTCATGGATGCGCTTGCCCCCGGTGTATGTACCGTTCGTGCTGTTCTCGTCCTCCAGGGACCAGTGGTCGTCCACCGGCCGGAGCACCGCGTGGTGCCACGACACCCGGACATCGTCGATGACGACGTCGCTCAGTGGGTCGCGGCCGACGTGGTAATCCCGGCTCGGACTCATCACCGTGGGACCTGCATCGGTTTCGAGCACAAGTTCGGGGGCAGTCGACGTGACAGGCCGGTCTACCATGTTCGAATTCTATCTATTGGTCCCTTTATGTGCTTGTGGGTTACCGCCGTTATTTCCGGACGCAGCGGCACGTACACCCTTCATCACAGAGCCGCCTCCCGCGACGGCCGGGGTCTCGGGAGGCGGCTGTTCTGTCTTCGCGACCGGACCGGACTCAGGTGCCCAGGGCCGCCGAGACGACCGCCTTGGCCTCGTCCTGCACCCGGCCGAGGTGATCGGCGCCGAGGAACGACTCCGCGTAGATCTTGTAGACGTCCTCGGTGCCCGAGGGGCGGGCGGCGAACCAGGCGTTCTCCGTGGTCACCTTGATGCCGCCGATAGGTGCGCCGTTGCCGGGAGCCGAGGTGAGCACCGCCCTGACCGGTTCGCCCGCCAGCGTGTCGGCTGTGATCTGCTCCGGCGAGAGCTTGGCCAGTACCGCCTTCTGCTCGCGATCGGCGGGGGCGTCGATGCGGGCGTACGCGGGCTCACCGAAGCGCGCGGTGAGTGCCGCGTACTGCTCCGACGGAGACTTCTCCGTCACCGCGAGGATCTCCGACGCCAGCAGCGCCAGGATGATGCCGTCCTTGTCGGTCGTCCAGACCGAACCGTCACGGCGCAGGAACGACGCACCGGCCGACTCCTCGCCGCCGAACCCGAACGACCCGTCGACCAGACCGTCCACGAACCACTTGAAGCCGACGGGCACCTCGACCAGCTGCCGTCCGAGATCGGCGGCGACCCGGTCGATCATCCCCGACGACACCAGCGTCTTGCCGACCCCCGCCGCGGCCGGCCACTGTGCGCGGTGTGCGAACAGGTAGTTGATGGCTACCGAGAGGTAGTGGTTCGGGTTCATCAGCCCGGCGTCCGGGGTGACGATGCCGTGCCGGTCGGCATCCGCGTCGTTGCCGGTGGCGATCTGGTAGCGGTCGCGTTGCTCGATCAGCGACGCCATCGCGTACGGCGAGGAACAGTCCATCCGGATCTTGCCGTCCCAGTCCAGCGACATGAACCGCCAGGTGGGGTCGGTCAGCGGATTGACGACCGTCAGATCGAGCCGGTGCTGTTCGGCGATGCGGCCCCAGTACGCGACCGATGCGCCACCCAGCGGGTCCGCGCCGATCCGTACCCCGGCGGCACGGACCGCGTCGAGGTCGAGCACGGACGGCAGATCCGCCACGTAGCTGCCGAGGAAGTCGTACGTCGAGGTGGTCGGCGCCGCCAGCGCGCGGACGTACGGCAGCCGCCGCACGTCCTTCATCCCAGCCGCGATGATCTCGTTGGCCCGCTCCTGGATCCAGCCGGTCGCCTCGGACCCGGCCGGGCCGCCGTTCGGCGGGTTGTACTTGAACCCGCCGTCGCCGGGCGGATTGTGGGACGGCGTCACCACCACGCCGTCGGCGAGCCCCGACGTACGGCCGCGGTTGTGGGTGAGGATCGCGTGCGACACCGCGGGGGTCGGGGTGTAGCCGTCGGCGGAGTCGATCAGCACCGTCACGTCATTGGCGGCGAACACCTCGATGGCAGTGACCCGAGCGGGCTCCGACAGCGCATGGGTGTCCGCCCCGAGGAACAGCGGCCCGTCCGTGCCCTGCGAGGCCCGGTACTCGCTGATGGCCTGGCTGGTCGCGGCGATGTGGTCCTCGTTGAACGCGGTGGCCGTCGACGAACCGCGGTGGCCGGAGGTGCCGAACGCGACCCGCTGGTCCGGCTCGGCCGGATCCGGGTGCAGCGTGTAATACGCCGTCACCAGCCGGGCCACATCGGTGAGGTCCTCCGGCCGCGCCTGCTGTCCAGCTCGTTCGTGCGGCATCTGCCCACTCCTCCGTATCGGTCGGTCGTCATGCTCTGCCCGCCGGATCATTTTCGCCGTTGGCCGTCCGCGACCGGTGACTGCCCCGCCGCACGAACGGCCACCGCCGCCGCATAGCCGGCCGGAACCAGCACATCGGCGACCGCCCAGCCCGTCGGTCCGGGCCGCGGCACGGGCCCGGTGCCCAGATGGTCGAGGGAGAGATCGCGGGCCAGCCCGATGCCCTCGCCCTTGAGATACGCCTCCTTGCGCGTCCAGGCCCGGGCGAAGGCGACAGGCCGGTCCGACGCAGGGAGCGCTGCCAACTCCCGGCACTCCGCCGGATGCAGCATCGCTCCGACCTCGGCCGCGGCCTCACTGCCGGGCACGGCCTCCACATCGACTCCCAGCGGTACGGCAGCGAACGCGAGCAGCGACAGGTCCCGGCTGTGCGAGAGCGAGAAGTGCACCCCGCCGTCGGTCGCGGGCCGGCCGTGCGGACCACCGCAGGACGGGCACGGCTCGCGGACCACCCGTACGTCGCGGGGTTCGACGCCCAGCCGGGCACCGAGCAGTATCCGCAGCGCCACATGGGCCGCGACATAGCAGCGGCGGTCGGCCGATGCGACGAAGCTCTCGGCGCGCCGCTGTTCCTCGGCGTCGAGGATCCCGGGGGCGAGCCGCTCCGCGCGATCGCCGTGCCGCACGGCGTCCACGATCCACAGGGCGGGTGTCCGGGCAGGCCACGCCGGAAGCGAACCCCGGCTGCCGTACTCCGGGTCGAACTCGATGGGCTGATGCACAGGTCGAGTCATCCATTCACGTGACGAACGCCGTGAGGACCCCAGATCTCCAACGCCGGGTCGTACGGTGAAGCATCGCCGTCCAGCATGGCCGCCGCATGCGCTCTGACCGCCCCGCGAAACGCCTCCGAGTCCTCCATGATCTAGAGAATAGGGGGGCGCTAGCAGTCGAGGCGCGTCGCGGGTTGCCCGTACTTCATCCCGAAGGACCACTTCGTCGAGTGACGGGTGTCACCTCCTGTGAACTTGATCCCATTGGCACGGTGCGCGACTTGGGTCAGGCGGGTGGCTTGGCTGCCGTATCGAGTCGACAACTCCACGACGTTTCCGGCTTCGAGGCTTTCAGCGAGCACGATGACAGGCATACGACCTCTTGGTCTCCCCACGCTGGTTGAGTTGCGGCTGCACAGCAGCGGAGTACAGCAACCACCGCGATCGTAGCCAACTGGTATCGGTCCCAGATGCCCAAGTGACCGGCCCGGCAGACTTCAATGACCAGCCCGCCCATAGCTCACCTCGAGAGGGTCACCAGCAAAGTCCACTTCGTCCAGGCCGGCCAGCAGGTTGTCGTCCGCGGTGATCACGGCCGCATGGTCTCAGAGCCCCTCCCGACACCGGTACCCGCCCCAGCGGGCCGGCCGCCGGAATCGGGCACCATCTCCGGGCACATCCAGGACCCTTGGAATCGATCATCTAGTGCTGCGACCGGATAGGTTCGCCGGGTCGGTGGACGAGGAGCGGCCCCGGGCGGGCAGGGGGAGGCGGGCGATGAGTGGCAACTACCTGACGGTGATTCCGACTGATCCGTACTGGCGGCCCAGTAAGGATGCGGCGGATCGTGCCGCGGCCGTGCTGTCCGGGATGCTTCCCGACGACGACGCCCGCCATGGCCTGGAAGCCAAGTGGCACGACAGCGTCGAGGTGGTCTTCTGCGGCGCCAACCTGGAGAAGATCTCCTGCCCGCGCTGCCGTGCGGAGTTCACCCCCGGCTGGTGGGGGGAGGCCGTCTCGGAGCGCTACAACGAAGGCTTTTCGACACTCATGGTGACGGTTCCCTGTTGTGACGCCGAGACGTCGCTCAACGAGCTGGTGTACGACTGGCCGATGGGATTCGCGCAATTCAGGATCGAGGTCCTGTATCCGAACCGGGCATGGCTGACCGACGAGGAACTGGCCTCCCTCACGAACGCGCTCGGACATCCCCTACGACAGATCCTCATCCACATCTAGTGCTGTGAACGCGCAGGTTCGCCAGGTTGAGTCAGGCTGCGGCTTTGAGGGGGCGTTCGCTCCAGCGGATGCCCGTCTCGCTTCGGATGCGGGCGCGTTCCTTGCGCTCGGCTGCCAGGACGTCGCGGTGACGGGCGTTGGCATTACGCCAGCGC harbors:
- the pgm gene encoding phosphoglucomutase (alpha-D-glucose-1,6-bisphosphate-dependent) produces the protein MPHERAGQQARPEDLTDVARLVTAYYTLHPDPAEPDQRVAFGTSGHRGSSTATAFNEDHIAATSQAISEYRASQGTDGPLFLGADTHALSEPARVTAIEVFAANDVTVLIDSADGYTPTPAVSHAILTHNRGRTSGLADGVVVTPSHNPPGDGGFKYNPPNGGPAGSEATGWIQERANEIIAAGMKDVRRLPYVRALAAPTTSTYDFLGSYVADLPSVLDLDAVRAAGVRIGADPLGGASVAYWGRIAEQHRLDLTVVNPLTDPTWRFMSLDWDGKIRMDCSSPYAMASLIEQRDRYQIATGNDADADRHGIVTPDAGLMNPNHYLSVAINYLFAHRAQWPAAAGVGKTLVSSGMIDRVAADLGRQLVEVPVGFKWFVDGLVDGSFGFGGEESAGASFLRRDGSVWTTDKDGIILALLASEILAVTEKSPSEQYAALTARFGEPAYARIDAPADREQKAVLAKLSPEQITADTLAGEPVRAVLTSAPGNGAPIGGIKVTTENAWFAARPSGTEDVYKIYAESFLGADHLGRVQDEAKAVVSAALGT
- a CDS encoding 4'-phosphopantetheinyl transferase family protein, with translation MHQPIEFDPEYGSRGSLPAWPARTPALWIVDAVRHGDRAERLAPGILDAEEQRRAESFVASADRRCYVAAHVALRILLGARLGVEPRDVRVVREPCPSCGGPHGRPATDGGVHFSLSHSRDLSLLAFAAVPLGVDVEAVPGSEAAAEVGAMLHPAECRELAALPASDRPVAFARAWTRKEAYLKGEGIGLARDLSLDHLGTGPVPRPGPTGWAVADVLVPAGYAAAVAVRAAGQSPVADGQRRK